A stretch of the Tardiphaga sp. 709 genome encodes the following:
- a CDS encoding TIGR03808 family TAT-translocated repetitive protein yields MDLHRRHLLTASGAGLAAGAFAASSDAARAAPLTSTLGRDATQYGVRANSQDDQTRALQRAIDEAARAQAPLALPPGNYRTGMLRLARGSQIIGMRGATTLTFSGGASLLSGEGADYVSLSGLTLDGNFAKLPPRRGLLHMVQARELRITDCTVTNSGGAGIWLDNAAGAITGNTLTNIATTAIVSFDAQGLIVAQNTISGTSSNGIEILRTAIGDDGTQVIDNRIEDIKAGPGGSGQYGNAINAFRAGNVIVSGNRIRNCDYSAVRGNSASNIHITGNSVSSVREVALYSEFAFEAAVIVNNTVDGAALGVSVCNFNEGGRIAVVQGNIIRNLLPKRPIGTAPDDDAGIGIYIEADASVSGNVVENAPSFGMIAGWGKYLRDVAITGNVVRNSFIGIGVSIAPGAGTALVSNNMISGAPRGAVVGLDHAKPVTPDLTTDGAQRYQQVAVSGNTVR; encoded by the coding sequence ATGGACCTGCATCGCCGCCATCTGCTGACTGCGTCCGGCGCAGGTCTCGCCGCCGGCGCATTCGCTGCATCAAGTGACGCGGCACGCGCCGCCCCGCTCACCTCAACGCTCGGGCGCGACGCCACGCAATATGGCGTGCGTGCCAATAGCCAGGACGACCAGACCCGCGCATTGCAACGCGCCATCGACGAGGCGGCGCGCGCGCAGGCACCGCTGGCATTGCCGCCCGGCAACTATCGCACCGGCATGCTCAGGCTCGCGCGCGGCTCGCAGATCATCGGCATGCGCGGCGCAACGACCCTCACCTTCAGCGGCGGCGCGTCACTGCTATCAGGCGAAGGCGCGGACTATGTCAGCCTCAGCGGCCTCACGCTGGACGGCAACTTCGCCAAACTGCCGCCGCGGCGCGGGCTGCTGCACATGGTGCAGGCGCGCGAACTCCGCATCACCGATTGCACCGTCACCAATAGCGGCGGCGCGGGCATCTGGCTGGACAACGCGGCGGGCGCGATCACCGGCAATACACTTACCAACATCGCCACCACCGCGATCGTCTCCTTCGATGCGCAGGGATTGATCGTCGCGCAAAACACCATTTCCGGCACCAGCAGCAACGGCATCGAGATACTGCGCACCGCCATCGGCGATGACGGCACGCAAGTGATCGACAATCGTATCGAGGACATCAAGGCCGGTCCCGGCGGTTCCGGTCAGTATGGCAACGCCATCAACGCATTTCGTGCGGGCAATGTCATTGTGTCCGGCAATCGCATCCGCAACTGCGACTACTCGGCCGTGCGCGGCAATTCCGCATCGAACATCCACATCACCGGCAACAGCGTGTCGAGCGTGCGCGAAGTCGCGCTCTATTCGGAATTCGCCTTCGAGGCTGCGGTCATTGTCAACAACACCGTCGATGGCGCAGCGCTCGGCGTCTCTGTCTGCAACTTCAACGAGGGCGGACGCATCGCCGTCGTGCAAGGCAATATTATCCGCAACCTGCTGCCGAAGCGGCCGATCGGCACAGCGCCCGACGACGATGCCGGCATAGGCATCTATATCGAGGCGGACGCCAGCGTCAGCGGCAATGTCGTCGAGAACGCGCCGTCCTTCGGCATGATCGCCGGCTGGGGCAAGTATCTGCGCGATGTCGCCATCACCGGCAACGTGGTGCGCAACAGTTTTATCGGCATCGGTGTATCGATCGCACCGGGAGCCGGCACCGCGCTGGTCAGCAACAACATGATTTCGGGCGCGCCACGCGGCGCTGTTGTCGGCCTCGATCATGCGAAGCCGGTGACACCTGACCTCACCACGGATGGCGCACAGCGCTATCAGCAGGTGGCAGTGTCCGGCAATACGGTGCGTTAA
- a CDS encoding TIGR03809 family protein, producing the protein MSSHLNFPYPHAGIGRPLAQRWCALAESRLDYLTELFESGRWRRFHSEAEFLDNIQEAKDAVERWRLMVEGETAAVRRVLSSEGVIYRAPRAPEPRPVAVAAPVVAAAVVAPLQPDIEPAAEPASPVLIPIETLLRQAPPRQATVTPADLDWQKALDPLVMSARYPMLRTAL; encoded by the coding sequence ATGTCATCTCACCTGAATTTTCCTTACCCGCATGCCGGCATTGGTCGGCCACTGGCCCAGCGCTGGTGCGCTCTTGCCGAGAGCCGGCTGGATTACCTGACAGAATTGTTCGAGAGCGGGCGGTGGCGCCGTTTTCACAGTGAAGCCGAGTTTCTCGACAACATTCAGGAAGCCAAGGACGCGGTTGAACGCTGGCGGCTGATGGTCGAGGGCGAGACCGCCGCTGTGAGGCGCGTGCTGTCTTCGGAAGGGGTGATCTACCGGGCGCCGCGCGCCCCCGAACCACGGCCTGTTGCCGTTGCGGCTCCTGTCGTTGCAGCGGCGGTGGTTGCGCCGTTGCAGCCCGACATCGAGCCAGCGGCTGAACCGGCTTCGCCCGTCCTGATCCCGATCGAAACCCTGTTGCGGCAGGCGCCACCTCGGCAGGCGACGGTGACTCCGGCAGATCTGGATTGGCAGAAGGCGCTCGATCCTCTCGTCATGAGCGCGCGCTATCCGATGCTGCGGACAGCGCTTTAA